Genomic window (Gammaproteobacteria bacterium):
GGCCAGGCTGATACCGGTGAGCAACAAGGCCCCCATGAACAGAGCGGCGCCCACCGGGCTGAAGGCGGCGCTGAGGGTGGTGGCGACCACATCACCCAGAATGCCCCCCCCATCCAGTGGCAGCGCCAAGGGATTGACGGCATAGAGCCGGGCCAGACCGGCACCCGCGCCCAAGGTGAAGACGACGCCGGTCAGCCGCAGCGCCCAGTGCCAAGCCCCCCCGGAGCGTCCCCCCAACACCCCTCCGTCACGGTAAAGCAGCCAGGCGCTGCAGGCCACCAGAAAGGGAAAAACATAAGCCAGATAACCGAACAGGTGAAAAAACAGATCGGCGAACCAGGCCCCGGCCACCCCGCCTAGATTGTGCACCGCCCCGCTCCGGGCACTTTGGGACCAGCCGGCATCACTGCTGTCGTAGCTCAGCAGGGAAATCAGAAAATAAAGCGCCAGGGCACCAAGCACCAGCAAGATGCTCTCGCGCAGCCCGCGCTGGGGGGCTGCGCCGGGCACGGCGGGCGCCTGTCGATTTTTTCGACCCTTTGCGGGTTCGGCCAATATTTTCATCCCTGGTGCCAACTTACCGTGGCAAGTAACTCAATAAATTACTATTTTATAGGGGACTGGCGCGTAAAACAAAACCGCGCTCCAAACCCCGGGGCGGCGCCGGCCCTTTACCGCTTTGGGGGCTTTGCGTAAGATTTGCGGCCGTCCCGGCATGAGACACCCTCACACGCCCCCTCAATCACTGACCTAAGGCAACTACACCTCATGAGCGAAACCAGACACTGCCGACTGCTGATTTTGGGTTCCGGCCCTGCCGGATACACCGCCGCCATCTATGCCGCCCGCGCCAATTTGCAGCCCGTGCTCGTCACCGGTATTCAGCAGGGTGGCCAGCTGACCACCACCACCGACGTGGAAAACTGGCCCGGCGACCCGGACGGCGTGCAAGGGTCCGAGCTGATGGAACGCATGCAGCGCCATGCCGAGTGCTTCGGCACGGAGATCGTCTTCGACCACATTCACACCGCAACCCTGGGCCAGCCCCCGTACCGCCTGCAAGGCGACGCGGGAGAATATACCTGTGATGCCCTCATCATTGCCACCGGCGCCAGCGCCAAATACCTGGGTCTGCCCTCGGAAGAGGCTTTCATGGGCAAAGGCGTGTCGGCCTGTGCCACTTGTGACGGCTTTTTCTATCGCAACCAGCACGTGGCCGTAGTGGGCGGCGGGAACACTGCAGTGGAAGAAGCCCTGTATCTGTCCAATATTGCCGCCAAAGTCACCGTGATTCATCGCCGCGATCATTTCCGGGCGGAAAAGATTCTGATTGACCGCCTGATGGAAAAACAAAAAGAAGGCAAGGTGGACATCATCTGGAACCGTCAACTGGATGAGGTACTGGGCGACGACAGTGGCGTAACGGGGCTGCGCCTGAAAGCCCTGTCCGGCGACACCACGCAGGAGATCAGGGTGCAGGGGGTGTTTATCGCCATCGGCCACGCCCCCAATACTGGCATCTTTGCCGGCCAGCTGGAAATGGAGGGCGGCTACATCAAGGTGAAAAGCGGCACTCAGGGTGAGGCCACCGCCACCAGTGTTCCCGGTGTATTCGCCGCGGGAGACGTGGCAGACCACATCTATCGCCAGGCGGTCACCTCAGCCGGAACGGGCTGCATGGCGGCGCTGGACGCGGAGCGGTATCTGGAGCATCTGGGGAAGCAGTAGCTCACCCCTGCGAAAATTCCAAAATCCCGGCCGGCGGGCGCCAGCTTACCTCAGGCTTTCCGGCCGCCGCATCAGACTGCGTTTGGAAAAGATCCTGTCGGACAAGCCAATATTGAGTCGCACATGGCTCACATCCAGGGTGGTTTTGCTGCCGTTGACAAGGTTTTCCGCCACCACTTTCTTCCACACCCAGGCCGAGCCGATCTTGTCCCAGTCGAAATGCAAACGTTTCACCGCTTCGGCGCCACGCTCGCCATAGTAATCCACGCGCCACGGCAGGAAGGTTTCGGCATCTATCCACCGTATCGCTTTGGCGTAGGGGTATTCCTCGCTGCGCGCCAGGGGGGTGCTTTCTATCTTGTAGTAGCGCCCCCGCAGCCGCTCATCCACGCCCAGCAGCCGGTGGCGGTCGGCGTCTGGCGCCCTGGGCACCATGTCTCCCCGCGTCAGCTGGGTCTTGCCAAACTCGTCGTTGTCATGTTGATGTTGGTGGCGGCCGTGGGAGATCTTCCGCACCATGCGCAATTCCGGCAGGTACAGCCAGTGATCGTCTTTTTTGCCATGATAGATAA
Coding sequences:
- the trxB gene encoding thioredoxin-disulfide reductase, yielding MSETRHCRLLILGSGPAGYTAAIYAARANLQPVLVTGIQQGGQLTTTTDVENWPGDPDGVQGSELMERMQRHAECFGTEIVFDHIHTATLGQPPYRLQGDAGEYTCDALIIATGASAKYLGLPSEEAFMGKGVSACATCDGFFYRNQHVAVVGGGNTAVEEALYLSNIAAKVTVIHRRDHFRAEKILIDRLMEKQKEGKVDIIWNRQLDEVLGDDSGVTGLRLKALSGDTTQEIRVQGVFIAIGHAPNTGIFAGQLEMEGGYIKVKSGTQGEATATSVPGVFAAGDVADHIYRQAVTSAGTGCMAALDAERYLEHLGKQ
- a CDS encoding outer membrane lipoprotein-sorting protein; amino-acid sequence: MTRANSQCTAGAALILALATFSASLSAQGLSADEIMARSAHVDGGRDGLFGLAFTFEPARKPKTELRYTMVWKTYPDDPKLDTKVIFYSEYPPDDHGKAFMAFIYHGKKDDHWLYLPELRMVRKISHGRHQHQHDNDEFGKTQLTRGDMVPRAPDADRHRLLGVDERLRGRYYKIESTPLARSEEYPYAKAIRWIDAETFLPWRVDYYGERGAEAVKRLHFDWDKIGSAWVWKKVVAENLVNGSKTTLDVSHVRLNIGLSDRIFSKRSLMRRPESLR